The Nitrospira tepida genome includes a window with the following:
- a CDS encoding IS1380 family transposase, producing the protein MPEKPFASPRLPFEIDDRIDPRLVTAHAGVPLVIELFRRVGAAQVVDEQVRIKQRQRGVTSAQWVETLIALWAAGGDRCQDLTTLRADAALAALLGYELPAATTMRDFLEACHVEDLPLLRAGEQTAVPEESAPLAGVGAANRRILAAVQQQMPQRTATLDVDATILEAHKRTATVTYEGTSGYQPVVVVWAEQDLVVHDEFRDGNVPAGCGNVRILERAVAALPAGVEQLFVRGDSALYEQEVLAWCEEPARGIGYAISADMSPPLRAEIERLPGTAWQPDRDEPDMIREWAEVPSVPDDKDYRKGRPCARRYLAIRVRHRQGELFADGSTAKHFAIVTNREGDGRSLIRWHREKAGTVEHVHHVLKNELAAEALPSGKFGANAAWFRLNVLTYNLLSALKRLALPGDFSDARPKRLRFLVFNTVGTVIHHARRTLLRLTAAVQQTLLALARSKILALSPA; encoded by the coding sequence ATGCCTGAGAAGCCGTTTGCGAGTCCTCGGCTGCCGTTCGAGATTGACGACCGCATTGATCCCCGTCTGGTCACCGCGCATGCGGGCGTGCCCTTGGTGATCGAGCTGTTTCGCCGCGTCGGAGCGGCGCAGGTCGTCGATGAGCAGGTCCGGATCAAACAGCGGCAGCGCGGCGTGACGTCGGCGCAGTGGGTGGAGACGCTGATCGCGCTGTGGGCGGCGGGCGGGGACCGCTGCCAGGACCTCACGACCCTGCGCGCCGATGCCGCACTGGCCGCCCTGCTGGGCTATGAGCTGCCCGCGGCCACCACGATGCGCGACTTCTTGGAGGCGTGTCATGTCGAGGATCTCCCGTTGCTGCGTGCTGGCGAGCAGACGGCCGTGCCCGAGGAGTCGGCGCCCTTGGCGGGCGTGGGGGCCGCGAACCGGCGCATCCTCGCCGCGGTGCAGCAGCAGATGCCGCAGCGCACCGCCACGCTGGATGTGGATGCCACGATCCTGGAAGCCCACAAGCGCACGGCGACGGTGACGTACGAGGGCACGTCGGGCTATCAACCCGTCGTGGTCGTCTGGGCCGAGCAGGACCTGGTCGTCCACGACGAATTCCGGGATGGGAACGTGCCGGCGGGCTGCGGCAACGTGCGCATCCTGGAGCGGGCCGTGGCGGCGTTGCCAGCCGGCGTGGAGCAGCTCTTCGTCCGGGGCGACAGCGCCCTGTATGAACAGGAGGTGCTGGCGTGGTGCGAGGAGCCGGCGCGAGGGATCGGCTACGCAATCAGCGCGGACATGAGCCCGCCGTTGCGGGCCGAGATCGAGCGGCTGCCGGGGACCGCCTGGCAACCAGACCGCGACGAGCCGGATATGATCCGCGAGTGGGCCGAGGTGCCCTCTGTCCCCGATGATAAGGACTACCGGAAGGGTCGGCCTTGCGCGCGGCGCTACTTGGCGATTCGCGTGCGACACCGCCAAGGCGAGCTGTTCGCGGATGGCAGCACCGCGAAACACTTCGCGATCGTGACCAACCGGGAGGGCGACGGTCGCTCCCTGATCCGCTGGCATCGAGAGAAGGCCGGGACGGTGGAGCATGTGCATCATGTCCTCAAGAACGAGTTGGCGGCAGAGGCCCTGCCCAGTGGGAAGTTTGGCGCCAATGCCGCCTGGTTCCGGCTCAACGTGCTCACGTATAACCTGCTCAGCGCGTTGAAGCGCCTCGCGCTACCCGGAGATTTCTCCGACGCCCGGCCGAAGCGGCTGCGATTTCTGGTGTTCAATACGGTCGGCACAGTCATCCATCATGCCCGCCGCACGCTCTTGCGCCTCACAGCAGCGGTCCAACAGACCCTTTTGGCCTTGGCGCGAAGCAAAATCCTGGCGCTCAGCCCCGCTTAG
- a CDS encoding class I fructose-bisphosphate aldolase has product MTNRVADILSWYESDSPGTKANLARMLNHGRLAGTGKLVILPVDQGFEHGPARSFAPNPPGYNPHYHFDLAIEAGCNAYAAPLGFLEAGAGQYAGRIPLILKLNNHDVLHEEKDPLPAVTGSVKDALRLGCSAIGFTIYPGSSHCTHMYEQLRALGEEAKASGLAVVVWSYPRGSALSKEGETAMDVVAYAAQIACQLGAHIVKVKLPTAHLEQAAAKKVYEGEQIPIKTLSERVRHVVQSSFSGRRIVIFSGGAKSEDKNVFEEVRAIRDGGGFGSIIGRNSFQRPKPEALKFLGTVMGIYAGEIP; this is encoded by the coding sequence ATGACTAATCGTGTAGCGGACATACTGAGCTGGTACGAAAGCGACTCACCGGGCACCAAGGCCAATCTGGCCCGGATGCTGAACCATGGACGGTTGGCGGGAACCGGAAAGCTGGTCATTCTCCCGGTCGATCAGGGATTCGAGCACGGCCCAGCCAGAAGTTTTGCGCCAAACCCCCCGGGCTACAATCCGCATTACCATTTTGATCTGGCGATCGAGGCGGGATGCAATGCCTACGCGGCGCCGCTGGGCTTTCTGGAAGCCGGAGCCGGACAGTATGCCGGCCGGATTCCGTTGATCCTCAAACTGAACAATCATGATGTGCTGCATGAAGAGAAGGATCCGCTTCCAGCCGTGACCGGCAGCGTCAAGGATGCGCTCAGGTTGGGCTGTTCCGCCATCGGATTCACCATTTATCCCGGTTCCTCCCATTGCACGCACATGTATGAGCAGCTTCGGGCGCTGGGAGAAGAGGCCAAGGCCAGCGGCCTCGCCGTGGTCGTCTGGTCGTACCCGCGCGGCTCGGCCCTCAGCAAAGAGGGAGAGACGGCGATGGATGTGGTCGCCTATGCCGCGCAGATTGCCTGCCAACTTGGCGCGCACATCGTCAAGGTCAAGCTTCCGACCGCCCATTTGGAACAGGCCGCTGCTAAGAAGGTCTATGAGGGCGAGCAGATTCCGATCAAGACGCTCTCGGAACGGGTGCGACATGTCGTGCAGAGTTCGTTCAGCGGGCGGCGGATCGTCATTTTCTCAGGGGGGGCCAAGAGCGAAGACAAGAACGTCTTCGAGGAAGTTCGCGCCATCCGCGATGGAGGTGGGTTTGGTTCGATCATCGGCCGGAATTCGTTCCAGCGACCAAAGCCCGAAGCGCTCAAGTTCCTTGGCACGGTCATGGGTATCTACGCGGGAGAGATCCCGTAG
- a CDS encoding PIN/TRAM domain-containing protein, protein MVTRTIFVLLSGVAGLALFTRGGEYQPASLLGGFAIGAVTGLIILLSEYVLQKLSFGIILGGTAGLGVGLLLTGLTEWVGSAVFDVQTVLFHVGGLVFLLGFPYLGMVLGAQFGKERFVIRPDGPVSHTNGSKILDTSVIIDGRVSDLCETGFLEGPFIVPHFILQELQHIADSSDTLKRARGRRGLDILNKIQKMPDLEVRIVEDDFPHIREVDAKIVALAKKVRAKVVTNDLNLNKVAELQGVRVLNINELCNALRPVVLPGEAMRVFVLKEGKEPGQGVAYLDDGTMIVVDNARRWIGRNVDVVVTSVLQTTAGRMIFTRLKDENEREELQVARG, encoded by the coding sequence ATGGTCACAAGAACCATCTTCGTCCTTCTCAGCGGGGTAGCTGGATTAGCCCTGTTTACTCGAGGGGGCGAGTATCAACCAGCGAGCTTACTGGGTGGGTTTGCCATCGGCGCCGTCACAGGATTGATCATCCTGCTGAGCGAGTACGTCTTACAGAAATTATCGTTTGGGATCATCTTGGGCGGAACGGCGGGATTGGGCGTCGGATTGCTGTTGACCGGTCTCACCGAATGGGTGGGCAGCGCGGTCTTCGACGTGCAGACCGTGCTCTTTCATGTCGGAGGGTTGGTCTTTCTTCTCGGATTTCCCTACCTCGGCATGGTGCTGGGCGCGCAGTTCGGAAAGGAACGGTTCGTGATTCGGCCGGACGGTCCCGTGTCCCATACGAACGGCTCCAAAATTCTCGACACCAGCGTAATCATCGACGGACGGGTGTCGGATCTGTGCGAAACCGGCTTCCTTGAAGGCCCCTTCATCGTGCCGCATTTCATCCTGCAGGAACTGCAACATATCGCCGATTCGTCCGACACGTTGAAGCGGGCGCGGGGCAGGCGGGGGCTGGATATCCTCAACAAGATCCAAAAGATGCCGGATTTGGAAGTACGGATCGTCGAAGACGACTTCCCCCACATTCGGGAGGTGGACGCCAAGATCGTCGCCCTGGCCAAAAAGGTCCGCGCCAAGGTCGTGACCAATGACCTCAACCTGAACAAGGTGGCCGAATTGCAGGGCGTGCGGGTGTTGAATATCAACGAGCTCTGCAATGCCCTGCGGCCGGTCGTGCTGCCCGGCGAGGCGATGCGGGTGTTCGTGCTCAAGGAAGGCAAGGAACCGGGCCAAGGCGTGGCCTATCTCGACGACGGTACGATGATCGTGGTCGACAATGCCCGGCGCTGGATCGGACGGAATGTGGATGTGGTCGTGACCAGCGTGCTGCAAACCACGGCGGGCCGCATGATCTTCACCCGGTTGAAGGACGAGAACGAGCGGGAGGAGCTGCAAGTCGCGCGTGGATAG
- a CDS encoding mannose-1-phosphate guanylyltransferase/mannose-6-phosphate isomerase, which translates to MSAHLYAVILAGGSGTRFWPLSRHLYPKQLLRIMGDDTLIQQTMRRVLGSVDPGRVLISTNPAQAESIRVQLGEWKDRLEGNFVIEPEGRNTAPAIGLAALEVVRRDPDGVMVILPADHVVKGEARFQAAVRLGATLAEAGHLVTFGIKPIRPETGYGYIQPKRAPRLGKEGKLAGYPVARFVEKPDARTAARYLKAGTFYWNSGMFVWKAATILEEIDKHQPALGRGLGRIKQLLDAGASRSDIDGLYRGLPSVSIDTGVMERSAHAAMIPVDFQWSDVGNWSSIEEVAPQDQAGNVINGKVVDLDSRNSIIYADRRLVATIGLSDMVVVDTPDATLVCPKERSQDVKKVVEILRKQKAPEQLEHLTVYRPWGSYTILEEGSGYKVKRVTVNPGGRLSLQMHHQRSEHWVVIAGTARVTRGEEIFDLVVGQSTAIPTQTRHRLENPGREILHIIEVQNGPYLGEDDIVRFQDDYGRNVKR; encoded by the coding sequence ATGAGCGCACATCTCTATGCCGTCATCCTCGCCGGGGGAAGCGGAACCCGCTTCTGGCCGCTCAGCCGCCACCTCTATCCCAAGCAGTTGCTGCGCATCATGGGAGACGACACCTTGATCCAGCAGACCATGCGGCGGGTGCTCGGCTCCGTGGACCCCGGCCGCGTGTTGATCTCCACCAACCCGGCCCAGGCCGAATCGATCCGCGTCCAACTGGGCGAATGGAAGGATCGATTGGAGGGAAATTTTGTCATCGAGCCGGAAGGCCGCAACACGGCCCCGGCGATCGGCCTGGCCGCGCTCGAAGTCGTGCGACGGGATCCGGATGGGGTGATGGTGATTCTTCCCGCGGACCATGTCGTCAAAGGCGAAGCCAGATTCCAGGCGGCGGTGCGCCTTGGAGCTACGCTGGCCGAGGCCGGACACCTGGTCACGTTCGGGATCAAGCCGATCAGGCCGGAGACCGGCTACGGCTATATCCAGCCGAAACGCGCGCCTCGGCTGGGGAAGGAAGGCAAGCTCGCCGGCTATCCGGTCGCCCGGTTTGTGGAAAAACCAGACGCCAGAACAGCCGCCCGCTATCTCAAGGCCGGCACGTTCTATTGGAACAGCGGCATGTTCGTGTGGAAGGCGGCGACGATCCTTGAAGAGATCGACAAGCATCAGCCGGCCTTGGGGCGCGGGCTGGGCCGGATCAAGCAATTGTTGGATGCCGGGGCCTCCCGCAGCGATATTGATGGGCTCTATCGCGGGCTGCCGTCGGTCTCGATCGACACGGGCGTCATGGAGCGGTCGGCCCATGCCGCGATGATCCCGGTCGATTTCCAATGGTCCGACGTGGGCAACTGGAGCAGCATCGAGGAGGTGGCGCCGCAGGACCAGGCCGGCAATGTCATCAACGGCAAGGTCGTCGATCTGGACAGCCGCAACTCGATCATCTACGCCGATCGGCGGCTGGTTGCGACCATCGGCCTGTCCGACATGGTCGTGGTCGATACGCCGGATGCCACCTTGGTCTGTCCGAAAGAACGGTCCCAGGATGTGAAAAAGGTCGTCGAGATCTTGCGCAAGCAGAAGGCGCCCGAGCAGCTCGAACACCTCACGGTCTACCGGCCCTGGGGGTCCTACACGATTCTTGAGGAAGGATCCGGCTACAAGGTCAAGCGCGTGACGGTCAATCCGGGCGGGCGCCTGTCGCTTCAGATGCACCATCAGCGCAGCGAACATTGGGTGGTCATCGCCGGGACCGCCCGGGTGACGAGGGGGGAGGAGATCTTCGATTTGGTCGTCGGGCAAAGCACGGCGATTCCGACCCAGACGCGCCATCGGCTGGAAAATCCAGGGCGGGAGATCCTCCATATCATCGAGGTCCAAAATGGCCCCTATCTGGGCGAGGACGATATTGTCCGGTTCCAGGATGACTATGGCAGGAATGTTAAACGTTAA
- a CDS encoding sugar transferase, protein MLREHSRLLIWRCVLVDILALVLSFETAYWIRSHILSSVFDQWFPAPLMSAMKYDWMYGFIFPIWLGLLYSAGLYHPARLNTFRRMPIDLIKVSGTGLLLLMGVTYVLKVPDISRAFLILFSALTAVTLMAGRLAVRAWLRRSGREELQWCNVIVVGTNEKALEFARLVATNRKWGFRLLGLVSENRVGPYDQRVGGYEVIGTLDDLERICNQRVVDEVIFVVPGKIVSELEDVFLMCEELGVNARIAVGMFPHLIARASLDEFVHIPLLTFTTKPTSWFALGVKRVMDLAIAWTTVLAGLPLWLLIAVIIKADSKGPIFFCQERCGLNGRRFTMYKFRSMVVDAESRLQEVAKLNELSGPVFKARNDPRVTRVGRILRKCSLDEIPQLLNVIKGDMSVVGPRPPLAVEVDKYERWQRRRLSMKPGLTCLWAIRGRTLIPFEQWMEMDLEYIDNWSLALDLQILVKTVPAVFSGRGAS, encoded by the coding sequence ATGCTTAGGGAACACTCGCGATTGCTGATCTGGCGTTGCGTCCTGGTCGATATCCTCGCCCTCGTGTTGTCGTTCGAAACGGCCTATTGGATTCGGAGCCATATCCTGTCCTCGGTCTTCGACCAGTGGTTTCCCGCTCCGCTCATGTCCGCGATGAAATATGATTGGATGTACGGGTTTATTTTCCCGATTTGGCTGGGACTCCTGTACTCGGCCGGGCTCTATCACCCGGCCAGGTTGAACACCTTCCGGCGGATGCCGATTGACCTGATCAAGGTGAGCGGGACAGGCCTCCTCCTGCTCATGGGGGTGACTTATGTCCTGAAGGTTCCGGATATCAGCCGGGCCTTTCTGATTCTGTTTTCCGCGCTGACGGCAGTGACGTTGATGGCGGGGCGGCTGGCGGTCCGGGCCTGGCTGCGCCGCTCTGGTCGGGAGGAACTCCAGTGGTGCAATGTCATCGTCGTGGGCACGAATGAGAAGGCCCTGGAGTTCGCCCGGCTGGTCGCGACGAACCGGAAATGGGGCTTTCGTCTTCTGGGCCTGGTCTCGGAGAACCGCGTGGGACCCTATGATCAACGGGTCGGGGGCTACGAGGTGATCGGAACCCTCGACGACCTCGAGCGGATCTGCAACCAGCGCGTGGTCGATGAAGTCATTTTTGTCGTGCCGGGCAAGATCGTGAGCGAGCTCGAGGACGTCTTTCTCATGTGCGAGGAATTGGGCGTGAATGCGCGGATCGCCGTCGGCATGTTCCCGCATCTGATCGCGCGGGCGTCGCTGGACGAGTTCGTCCACATTCCCCTGTTGACCTTCACCACGAAGCCGACGAGCTGGTTTGCCCTGGGCGTCAAGCGGGTGATGGATCTGGCTATCGCCTGGACGACGGTCTTGGCGGGACTGCCCTTGTGGCTGTTGATCGCCGTGATCATTAAGGCGGATTCGAAGGGTCCGATTTTCTTCTGCCAGGAACGGTGCGGTCTGAACGGACGGCGATTCACGATGTATAAGTTCCGGTCGATGGTCGTGGATGCGGAATCGAGGCTCCAGGAAGTGGCCAAGTTGAACGAACTGTCAGGCCCCGTCTTCAAGGCGAGGAACGATCCCCGCGTCACGCGGGTGGGACGCATCTTGCGGAAGTGCAGCCTGGACGAGATACCGCAATTGCTCAACGTCATCAAGGGCGACATGTCCGTCGTCGGCCCGCGTCCGCCGTTGGCCGTGGAGGTGGACAAGTACGAGCGATGGCAGCGCCGCCGGCTCAGCATGAAGCCCGGGCTCACCTGCCTCTGGGCGATTCGTGGGCGGACCTTGATCCCCTTCGAGCAGTGGATGGAAATGGATCTGGAATACATCGACAACTGGTCACTGGCGCTGGATCTTCAGATCCTCGTGAAGACGGTCCCGGCCGTCTTTTCCGGACGCGGAGCCAGTTGA
- a CDS encoding KdsC family phosphatase encodes MPHARSRTRSPSQTLLRSIRLVATDVDGVLTDAGMYYTESGDELKKFNTRDGMGIKLLQKAGLITAIVTQERTKLMARRADKLAIPELHQGVMDKLSCLREMAHKYGLTLKEVAYIGDDVNDLEALRAAGFSAAPADALPPIRKSVQYVCRKKGGEGAVREIADLILAAQAAKAVKR; translated from the coding sequence ATGCCCCACGCGCGTTCGCGAACCCGTTCGCCCAGCCAGACCCTGCTCAGGTCCATTCGCCTGGTCGCCACCGATGTGGATGGCGTATTGACGGATGCCGGCATGTACTACACGGAATCCGGCGACGAGCTGAAAAAGTTCAACACGCGCGACGGGATGGGGATCAAGCTGCTTCAGAAGGCGGGTTTGATTACCGCGATCGTGACGCAGGAGCGCACCAAGTTGATGGCGAGGCGGGCGGACAAGCTGGCGATACCGGAGCTCCATCAAGGGGTGATGGACAAACTCTCCTGTCTCCGCGAGATGGCCCACAAGTACGGATTGACGCTCAAGGAAGTCGCCTATATCGGCGACGACGTTAACGATCTGGAGGCCTTGCGGGCGGCGGGCTTTTCCGCGGCCCCGGCCGATGCGCTGCCGCCGATCCGGAAATCCGTGCAGTATGTCTGCCGAAAGAAAGGCGGGGAAGGGGCCGTGAGGGAGATCGCGGACCTCATCTTGGCGGCTCAGGCCGCCAAAGCCGTGAAGCGGTAG
- the fbp gene encoding class 1 fructose-bisphosphatase has protein sequence MSRFPVTLTRHILEQQAAHPGAKGDFSLLMAHIGLVGKMITSSLRRAGLINILGLSGETNVQGEAVKKLDVLANETFIKVFQTNGLVCALASEEEEKALVLPEAWTQAKYMLLFDPLDGSSNTDVNMPLGTIFSILRHHDPRQSPQETDLIRRGREQVAAGYLLYGSSTMLVYTTGQGVHGFTLDPQIGEYVLSHESIKMPSRGSIYAVNEGNYHKWPAGMRRYIDQLKVKDKSKGRPYTGRYSGCLVADVHRVLLSGGIYLYPAEVERPEGKLRLLYEASPLAMVVEQAGGLASTGTERILDLEPLTLHQRVPLLIGSREDVLEAEAAVKATA, from the coding sequence ATGAGTCGGTTTCCGGTCACCCTGACTCGGCATATTCTGGAGCAGCAGGCCGCCCATCCCGGGGCTAAGGGAGATTTCTCCCTGCTGATGGCCCACATCGGTCTGGTCGGCAAGATGATCACGAGCAGCCTGCGGCGCGCTGGGCTGATCAATATCCTCGGCCTCAGCGGCGAAACGAATGTGCAGGGCGAGGCGGTCAAGAAGCTTGACGTGCTCGCCAACGAGACCTTTATCAAGGTCTTTCAGACCAACGGCTTGGTCTGCGCCCTGGCTTCCGAAGAGGAAGAGAAGGCGCTGGTGCTGCCCGAGGCTTGGACGCAGGCCAAGTACATGCTGTTGTTCGATCCTTTGGACGGTTCGTCCAACACCGATGTGAACATGCCGCTCGGTACGATCTTCTCGATCCTCCGCCACCACGATCCGCGGCAATCTCCCCAAGAAACCGATCTGATCCGGCGCGGACGAGAGCAGGTGGCCGCCGGGTACCTGCTCTATGGGTCCAGCACGATGCTGGTCTATACCACCGGACAGGGGGTCCATGGGTTTACCTTAGACCCCCAAATCGGCGAGTATGTGCTGTCGCACGAATCGATCAAGATGCCATCCCGCGGATCCATCTATGCGGTGAATGAAGGGAATTATCACAAGTGGCCGGCCGGCATGCGGCGGTACATCGATCAATTGAAGGTCAAGGACAAGTCTAAGGGGCGGCCCTATACGGGGCGGTATTCCGGCTGTCTGGTTGCTGATGTGCACCGTGTGCTGCTTTCCGGCGGCATTTATTTGTATCCGGCCGAGGTCGAAAGGCCGGAAGGCAAGCTCCGGTTGCTGTACGAAGCCAGTCCGTTGGCGATGGTCGTGGAGCAGGCCGGCGGGCTCGCCAGCACCGGGACGGAGCGGATCCTGGACCTGGAGCCCTTGACCCTGCATCAGCGGGTGCCGCTGCTGATCGGAAGTCGGGAGGATGTACTGGAGGCCGAGGCAGCCGTCAAGGCGACGGCATAG
- a CDS encoding DUF3108 domain-containing protein, with translation MRGPVSPRWPRIILGPGLWLVLLLLSVVFPSTFRSDSLAAPDRALHPFTVGEHLTYRLSWLGVTAGTAALGVEGSEPIQERPVIKLVTTARSSPWITRFYPVDNRVESWVDAERLVPQRMTFRRREGKRKNDFEYRFRHEEGKVSVVKDGQPVELDIPVDTQDALSCLYFARSFVPLVPGRTVFLNVHHDKKNYQLELRVEGIDRLEGPWGKREAVRVLAVMPFQGIFLNEGNVRVWFSNDDRRVPLMMKAKVIIGSVVAELVEGFGPADLS, from the coding sequence ATGAGGGGACCCGTCTCTCCGCGATGGCCTCGTATTATCCTGGGGCCGGGACTGTGGCTCGTGCTCCTTCTGCTGTCGGTCGTTTTTCCTTCCACGTTTCGATCCGATTCGCTGGCGGCCCCTGATCGAGCCCTTCATCCCTTCACGGTGGGCGAACACCTGACCTATCGGTTGTCCTGGCTGGGTGTGACGGCCGGTACCGCTGCCCTTGGAGTGGAGGGTTCAGAGCCGATCCAGGAACGGCCCGTCATCAAGCTGGTGACGACCGCGCGATCGAGTCCCTGGATCACTCGCTTCTATCCGGTCGATAATCGGGTGGAATCCTGGGTGGACGCGGAACGCCTCGTGCCGCAACGGATGACGTTCCGCCGGCGGGAAGGGAAGCGGAAGAACGATTTCGAGTATCGGTTCCGTCACGAGGAGGGGAAGGTCTCGGTCGTCAAAGACGGTCAGCCGGTGGAATTGGATATTCCCGTCGACACCCAAGATGCCCTCTCGTGCCTGTATTTTGCCCGGTCTTTCGTGCCGCTGGTCCCAGGCCGGACGGTGTTCCTGAACGTCCATCACGATAAAAAGAACTATCAGCTCGAACTCCGGGTCGAGGGGATCGATCGCTTGGAAGGGCCTTGGGGCAAACGAGAGGCGGTGCGGGTGCTGGCCGTCATGCCGTTCCAGGGCATCTTTCTCAACGAGGGGAACGTGCGCGTGTGGTTTTCCAACGATGATCGGCGGGTGCCCTTGATGATGAAAGCCAAGGTGATCATTGGATCGGTGGTCGCCGAGTTGGTCGAGGGATTCGGCCCTGCGGACCTGTCGTAA
- a CDS encoding phosphomannomutase/phosphoglucomutase, giving the protein MGLFREYDIRGIVGSELTDDHAEQIGRAYATLTRGKGLKTVTVGRDGRLSSPALRERLVKGLTEGGLDVVDLGVCPTPLVYFSLFHLPVDGGIMITGSHNAADYNGFKLCVGKEALHGNGIQELQRIVERGQFSSGQGTVTSRPIIPDYLAYLKQSFSHVQAGHLRVVVDAGNGAASLVAGEAVAQLGCQVTELYCDLDGRFPNHHPDPTVVENLKDLIRKVRETGAHLGIGYDGDADRIGAVDEKGNILWGDRLLVIYARDILAAQPGSTIISEVKASQSLYDDVAKRGGKAIMWKTGHSLIKAKMKEEQAALAGEMSGHMFFADRYFGYDDAVYASCRLIEILAKGRKPLSSLVSDLPPSCVTPEIRVDCPDSVKFQLVQQVRSKLVATAQSQQPLDHTGLTIRNVVTIDGIRAVFDDGWGLIRASNTQPALVLRFEASTDAKLQAIRAAIEGEVNQARQALRL; this is encoded by the coding sequence ATGGGACTTTTCCGCGAATATGACATCCGGGGCATCGTCGGGAGCGAACTGACCGACGATCATGCCGAACAGATCGGGCGGGCGTATGCCACGCTGACTCGTGGCAAGGGCCTCAAGACCGTCACGGTCGGGCGAGATGGTCGCCTCAGCTCGCCGGCCCTTCGCGAACGGTTGGTGAAGGGGCTGACGGAGGGGGGACTTGATGTCGTCGATCTCGGGGTCTGTCCCACCCCGCTGGTGTATTTCTCGCTGTTCCACCTGCCGGTGGACGGCGGGATCATGATTACCGGCAGCCACAACGCGGCCGACTATAACGGGTTCAAATTGTGCGTCGGCAAGGAGGCGCTGCACGGGAACGGCATCCAGGAACTGCAGCGGATCGTGGAGCGGGGCCAGTTTTCGTCGGGACAAGGCACCGTCACGAGCCGGCCGATCATCCCGGACTATCTGGCCTATCTCAAGCAAAGCTTCTCCCATGTCCAGGCCGGTCATCTGCGGGTCGTCGTCGATGCGGGCAACGGGGCCGCCTCGCTGGTGGCGGGAGAAGCTGTCGCGCAACTGGGCTGTCAGGTCACGGAATTGTACTGCGATCTGGATGGACGGTTTCCCAACCATCACCCGGACCCGACCGTGGTGGAGAATCTCAAAGATCTGATCCGAAAGGTCCGGGAAACCGGCGCCCACCTGGGAATCGGATACGACGGGGACGCGGATCGGATCGGCGCGGTCGATGAAAAGGGCAACATCCTGTGGGGAGACCGTTTGCTGGTGATCTATGCCAGAGATATCTTGGCCGCGCAGCCCGGCAGCACCATCATTTCCGAGGTCAAGGCTTCGCAGAGCCTCTACGACGATGTCGCGAAGCGAGGCGGGAAGGCCATCATGTGGAAGACCGGCCATTCGCTGATCAAGGCCAAGATGAAGGAAGAGCAGGCTGCGCTGGCCGGCGAGATGTCGGGCCACATGTTCTTCGCCGACCGTTACTTCGGGTACGACGACGCCGTCTACGCCTCCTGCCGGCTGATCGAGATCCTGGCCAAGGGCAGGAAGCCGCTGTCCTCGCTGGTCTCGGACCTCCCTCCCTCCTGCGTGACGCCGGAGATCCGGGTCGATTGCCCGGATTCGGTCAAGTTTCAACTCGTGCAACAGGTGCGATCCAAGCTCGTGGCCACGGCCCAGTCCCAACAGCCGTTGGATCACACGGGTTTGACGATTCGCAATGTGGTCACGATCGACGGAATTAGAGCGGTCTTCGACGACGGGTGGGGATTGATCCGCGCGTCGAACACGCAACCGGCCCTGGTTCTACGATTCGAAGCCAGTACAGACGCTAAGCTCCAGGCTATCCGCGCCGCCATCGAAGGAGAGGTGAATCAGGCGCGCCAGGCCCTGAGGTTGTAG
- a CDS encoding four helix bundle protein, with product MAEKNDNTLKDRRGPIKTFEDLDAWKICRKLRFEIANLARSFPRHERFRLSDQLIRAARSATANLAEGYGRFHYAENVQFARQATGSLYEVLDHLTVALDEGLIKDDQFKSVREDVIRAVLIVNGYIRYLVEAKSHSCAS from the coding sequence GTGGCAGAGAAGAATGATAACACACTCAAAGACAGACGAGGTCCGATTAAGACTTTTGAAGATCTCGACGCATGGAAAATCTGTCGCAAGCTCAGGTTCGAGATAGCCAATTTGGCACGTAGCTTTCCACGGCACGAAAGATTTCGCTTGTCCGATCAACTGATCCGAGCCGCCCGCTCAGCCACGGCTAACTTGGCGGAGGGATATGGCAGGTTTCATTATGCCGAGAACGTTCAATTTGCCCGTCAGGCAACAGGTTCGCTCTATGAGGTATTGGACCATTTGACTGTGGCACTCGATGAGGGATTGATCAAGGACGATCAATTTAAGTCCGTTCGAGAAGATGTGATTCGAGCTGTTTTGATTGTCAATGGGTACATCCGATATTTGGTCGAAGCGAAATCTCATTCCTGTGCTTCTTGA